A window of Fusarium musae strain F31 chromosome 1, whole genome shotgun sequence genomic DNA:
AGGCGTATGAGAAGATGGTTGAGCTGTATCCAGAGGCTTTCTCATCGAATGAGAACACTGGAAAATGACAGTCACGCTGAAGTACACTGTATAGTTTTAGATCGCTGTTATCATTCACTTGAAAAAAATCTAGTAGCTGGACTTTGCTGGCATGAGTACAATCTCATATCCACGCCGCTTCTTGAGTTGCCCCGCTTCCATGCCGTCGGCATGATGAGTTCCACCACCAAGCCTGCACAAGCTGATGTTGTGAAAAAGGACAAGAGGGAAcagagttggagaaggaaaGGGGTCTTCTATCACATTCAGGACTATCGAATTTATTATAGCGTGACTGTAGAGTTTAAACATGGTCCTGTCCGAGTACTCGGATTCTATACGAGTCGGGACTATCCTCCATTAGTCATCGCCGACGTCACTATGGACCTTGTTTTGACTACCTTACAGCATGGTGAATGCAGTTTTGATTTATCAGCTAAGTACAGAGCCGTTGGATTTAGAGACATAAATACCGCAGTACACGCCTCTCTTGCTATTCCGTATCAGCTGATTTCTCACTGCCACAACGAGGAACAATATGGAGGCCTTGAAGGGACAAACCGCTTTCATCGTTAGTAGCCATTTACCTTTGGTCTTGGAGGCGCTAACAATGTCTATAGACCGGAGCTTCTATGGGCATTGGCGAAGCTATTGCGTTGGCTCTGGCTGAGCATGGCATAAACATTGCTTTAGTATCTCGAAGCAAGGTACGGTTCGATCGAAGAAGGCGTAGGCCACTCACTGATGAATCACTCCATGTAGGATAAACTTGAGGCAGTGCGAGACAAGATCGCATCCAAATTCTCTCAGACCAAAGTCGGAGTCTACCCTGTCGATATTCAGATCCAGCCCGATATAGAAAAGGCAGTGAAGTCCGCTATATCTGAGCTTGGTCCGATTGACATCTTGATCAATAATGTCAGTGAAGGACGTCTCTATGAAACtgatatataagtactgaCGGCCTTTCAGGCTGGACTTGCACTGGGTGCCCCCGGACGATTTTGGGAAATCCCCATCGATCAAGTCGCTCAGATGTCAAACACTAACATCAACGGCGTCATGTTCACCACCCACGCAGTCCTCAACCACTCAATGTGGGAACGCAAGAAAGGAACCATCATAAACGTTTCTTCCGTCACAGGTCTGGAGTGTCCACCCTTCAACGGCGAAGCAGTTTATCACGCATCAAAAGCGTTTCTAGAGGGCTTCTCCAACAGCCTTCGCATGGAAACTGCCGGATCAGACATTAGGGTCTTAGTTCTTCGCCCAGGTGTTGTCCAGACGCAttttcatcttcaacggGTTCAGTACGATCAGAGTGCTATGGATGACTTTGTTGAGGGGTATGAGCCCCTGGTTGCAGAAGATTTAGCGCAGTCGGTGTTGTACATGTTGACCTTACCGCCTCGGATTTCTATCAAGGCTATGGATTGCGTGCCTACGGCGCAGAGGGCGCTGACAAACTTTGATCGGGAGTGGAACTCACGTCGCAGATAGCtgtaataatagattttaagcAGCAAAGAATAAACAGGTTCGGTTAAGGGTGGTTACAATATGACGCTATCTTCAAATCTAAGGACTGATATCTCTAGTTCGATGATCTACTTTCTACATGTCTTAGTGCCTTCAATCGCCTCAGCATAATGGTACTTATCCtgcctcgtcttcttcttccgggatcttcttcttgcatTGATCCGATCTTTCCTATAGCACGTCTTGCAACAGTACCCCTCTCTGTCCAGTTCCATAGCGCATTTTGTGCATAGACCCTTCCCGCGCCGTCCATGGTATAAGTTCATTTTGGAAACTGACTGTCTCTTGGTACAAAGGCCACAGGTGTACTTGTCAGAAGGCACACTACATTGGGCGCATAGCCTAACCGTCTCGCCAGTGACGGGATCTTTGATGCCCTGATTGCGGCGTTTCCGGATCCAAGCTCGCTGTTTAGCCGACATTTTATCGAGGCAATCACCGCAGTGCTTGCGATTAGCTCGGACTGGATTGCGGCATGACCGTTTGCGGCATAAGACAGGCTCGTTGACGAGAGGTGAATCTTGAGTGGTGGAGTGGCTGGCTGTTTCGTCCGCGGGAGATAGACTGTCAATTGAATTAGCGAGATGGGTGGCAACAGGAGGAATGGGTTCAAGATAAAACTGAAATTGAAGGGCTTCGGTCGAAAGCGTCTGCCCCGCCCTGGCTGATCGCAATTGTTGCTGGAAGGCATGATGATCTGGTTTTCGTCTAGTTCCAATTAACTTCAGAAAGACCCTTGGTAATTTCGACTGTTAGTCCAGTTGAACAGGCTGATCAACTATGCTATGATCACATTCAAGGCTGAAGTGTCGGCGAGAGTTTCACATTTTATACCAGATCTAcgcctcatcatcactatgGGCCGTTCTTTCAATGTGCTACAGACCAGATATACAATGCTCATTTgtcctcgagctcatcgGATTACCGTAGGGAGGTTCAGATTCCGTTCTAACAAGTACAAAGAACAAAGCTGTCGTTAAGGAATTATTCATTTTTTGTGTTCTTCTTAACAAATACTTCCACTCTGTGAGCTTTCCACCCATGTTATTATTACGAATTTCTCTCAGTTCTTCAGTAAGCCATACCAATCAATCCCCTGCACGATGCGGAAATCTTGCAAAGAGGATAGCCTGTCTACGGGATAAAGTCTCATCCAGTTACATCACATGAGATTTGAGTACGTAAGACTGTACTGTAATGAAAATGGCTAGGCCCTGTTCAGTTAGGCTTTTGCTGTCAGATTTAAGGGTTTATTCAACCTGCATGGGTTCTCGCTCGCAGCTTAAAGAGACGCTTGGATCAAGACATGCCACCAATGCCTTTCCACTTCTGAACACCAACATTTCAGATCCCTCTACACAATTATCCCCTCTAAATCCAAGATGGCCCCCTCCTGGCTTGAAAAGTTCATTGTTCGCGAGGACGCAACTCCCGATCCCCGACGCAGCGCGGAAAAGCCCGCGCTGGAGATGCACTACACCGCTCTTGTCGGACACCGCCGAATCTTGGGTGTCAAGGGCGACAAAACACCTCGCTACGAGGTCGAACGACGAGCTATTATGGGACTTTGGGGTGATAAGTGCTACGTCAAGTCTCCGAGTCAGAACGCAGAGATCGCTATGATCGACTTTCACAGCATCCCTCCCAAGACGGAGGTCAAATTATCACAAGAGGACCGCACAATTACTATGAAGGGGGCTGATGGAAAGTACACTGGGAGTGGTGGTCTGGGAGAACTACATTGGAAGCCGACGGGGATGGTTGTGCACGGCAAAGCTTCTTGGGAGCTTAGGGACGAGCGGGATCTTGTGATGTCGGTTACCATTGATGATCAGCAGGTCAATAGAATAATTTGTCTCTGGAAGGGTGGCCTCGCTCCAGAAGTGGAAGAGGAGCTCATCATGGTTGGAATCTCCAAGATTGAAGAGTATCGAAGGCTGATCCGGAACTCAAAGGTAGCTACTGCGGGTGCCGTCGCGAATGCGCCTTGGCTGGCAGTCTAGGACATAGAGGACTAATGAGCGAGAAGCGAAGGACTTTGGTTCATCTTGCATGGAGGTTTGATACGGCTCTCTTCTGTGGTCTTCCTGTCAATATCTCTTAGTGACATAGTCATCTAGGACCGCGTCCTAGAATAGATCTTAGCCTTTAAAATGATCAGAACTACAACCAGAATTTGGGAAACGCTTTTTTCCTCGCTTCGTAATTTAACGCAGCGATCCTTCGGGGTAGTGGTTGCGACAGCGTGGCTGCAATGATATCTCTGCGCTTTTCAACGGAGGCGCGTCACTATTAATAGTCGGCGGGACAAATGTAACATAACAGACTCTGAATAAGCTCGCGGCGCTTTTACACGGGGCCTTAGGCCTAACTAATAGAAGAATTTAGGTAACTgaatataaatttaggatatttttactaaatttaagatatcttttactaagtttatttttgtACCCTAAACATAGGTCTTGTATTCTCTTACTCCTAAAGGAAGAGGTGTCCGTGAAATAGCATAAATAGTCGACCACTTGCCTGGTTTATTGAGAGaatattctcatcaacaagcaaaaatagcatcaagaacaacaaccaaTTCCATCATCTCACTATACCAACACATTCAAAATGCATGTCTTCTCCCTCATCACCTTCACCACCCTCAGCCTCGGCGCCAGTGCCATGGCCATTGAGGAAGACACCACCCTCGAAGCCCGCACTGATCACTGCAACCCGGGcattgatctcatcaagctaAAGATCAAGCCCGGCAAGTCCTTCACTGGCGTCGGCAAACCGGGCAAATGCTACAATCTCCCCGCCAACGTCAAGAACTTTGACGTCTACTCTGACGACACCAAATCTCTTGTCAGCTGTTTCGACTGCAAGGTTTACACTGAGGCCAACTGCAAGGGAAGCTTTGTCAGTCTTGAGGGAGCGGACAACTTTGCTTTCAAGACTACCAAGAAGCCTCACTACAAGAGCTGGAAGTGCGGTCCGCCTTAAGAGACATGGAGTGTTTGGCACACGATGAATTGCTCTATGGGGAAGAGGTCTGAGGGAAAGGGGTCTGGGGGGGATCGGGTTGGTAGTACCAGGACGTTCATTAGTTCAGCACCTCAGAGTTCGATGTGCCATGCGACAATTCGGGGTCCCCGAGCAGATTCAGGTCAAGAACGGAGGATTTACTATGATCTAAACATTCTCTTACAATATTGGTATACGTCTTATTCACTAAAACACTCTTTCGCCTTGGGATACCACTCATTTGAGGCCACACGAAGCAAATGCAAACTCTCTCTGAAGTATTattcccttctcctcctccatatCTGGCCCGGGAGCCTTCCTTCAGAGCGACAAGCGCGACA
This region includes:
- a CDS encoding hypothetical protein (EggNog:ENOG41); its protein translation is MEALKGQTAFITGASMGIGEAIALALAEHGINIALVSRSKDKLEAVRDKIASKFSQTKVGVYPVDIQIQPDIEKAVKSAISELGPIDILINNAGLALGAPGRFWEIPIDQVAQMSNTNINGVMFTTHAVLNHSMWERKKGTIINVSSVTGLECPPFNGEAVYHASKAFLEGFSNSLRMETAGSDIRVLVLRPGVVQTHFHLQRVQYDQSAMDDFVEGYEPLVAEDLAQSVLYMLTLPPRISIKAMDCVPTAQRALTNFDREWNSRRR
- a CDS encoding hypothetical protein (EggNog:ENOG41); protein product: MAPSWLEKFIVREDATPDPRRSAEKPALEMHYTALVGHRRILGVKGDKTPRYEVERRAIMGLWGDKCYVKSPSQNAEIAMIDFHSIPPKTEVKLSQEDRTITMKGADGKYTGSGGLGELHWKPTGMVVHGKASWELRDERDLVMSVTIDDQQVNRIICLWKGGLAPEVEEELIMVGISKIEEYRRLIRNSKVATAGAVANAPWLAV
- a CDS encoding hypothetical protein (EggNog:ENOG41), with the protein product MHVFSLITFTTLSLGASAMAIEEDTTLEARTDHCNPGIDLIKLKIKPGKSFTGVGKPGKCYNLPANVKNFDVYSDDTKSLVSCFDCKVYTEANCKGSFVSLEGADNFAFKTTKKPHYKSWKCGPP